In Ascaphus truei isolate aAscTru1 chromosome 12, aAscTru1.hap1, whole genome shotgun sequence, the following are encoded in one genomic region:
- the PPP6R3 gene encoding serine/threonine-protein phosphatase 6 regulatory subunit 3 isoform X6 produces MFAVTSMFWKFDLHSSSHIDTLLERDDVTLKELMDEEDILQECKAQNRKLVEFLLKAECLEDLVTFITEEPPQDMDEKIRYKYPNLSCELLTSDVSQINDRLGEDESLLKRLYGFLLNESPLNPLLASFFSKVLSILISRKPEQIVEFLKKKDDFVNLIIKHIGTSAIMDLLLRLLTCIEPPQLRQDVLNWLNEERIIQRLVEIVHPSQDEDRHSNASQSLCEIIRLSRDQMLQIQNSSEPDPLLATLEKQEIIEQLLSNIFLKEKNESAIVNAIQILLTLLETRRPAFEGHIDLCPPGVNNSAFSVNKTVLAAIQEKLQSFHQLLLDPPKTDVMKTTWGELDPPVGNTRLNVIRLIASLLQTNTHCINLELIELNTIGVILDMFFKYTWNNFLHTQVEICIALILTSPLENADNGAISEQDSSGDHILLKHIFLKCHLIERILEAWTMNDKRQAEGGRRYGYMGHLTRIANCIVHSIEKGPNSTQVNRHIKELSDEVQERWETFCGISLSETNKRNTVDLVTTRHIHSSSDDEIEFKDPGFSQDSSLQQAFSDYQMQQMTSNFIDQFGFNDEKFADQDDIGNVSFDRVSDINFTLNANESANIALFEACCKERIQQFDDGGSDEEDIWEEKNLAFTPETKRRSSSGSTDSEESTDSEEEDSVKQGLFESSTGNQEDKMEVDANETSNWPASFDIPMETAHVANLDSVGSDVWSTEEPSSAKESGWASFSEFTSSLSPKDSARSNSPVEMETSTEPMDPLSVNASAQTEGTVAMDACSDGEEEVENTDQITETVMNGSMKETLSLTVDAKTETAVFKRVLKSYCEEGKLSTSHDSACKYVVVENFDAAMENPPVSQQNSSSQEQRTPEQIVLDAASANAPV; encoded by the exons ATGTTTGCAGTA ACCAGCATGTTTTGGAAGTTCGACCTGCATTCTTCATCCCACATAGACACCCTGTTGGAGAGAGACGATGTGACCCTAAAGGAGCTGATGGATGAGGAGGATATATTGCAGGAGTGCAAGGCTCAGAATCGGAAGCTTGTGGAGTTTCTCTTGAAAGCAGAGTGCTTAGAAGACTTGGTAACCTTCATCACAGAAGAACCACCCCAAGATATGGATGAGAAAATTCGATACAA gTATCCCAATTTATCTTGTGAGCTGCTGACTTCTGATGTGTCTCAGATAAATGATAGACTAGGTGAAGATGAATCTTTACTTAAGAGACTGTATGGCTTCCTTTTAAATGAATCCCCCCTGAATCCCTTGCTTGCCAGCTTCTTCAGTAAAGTGCTAAGCATCCTAATCAGCCGGAAACCAGAACAG ATAGTGGAATTTTTAAAGAAGAAAGATGATTTTGTGAACCTGATCATAAAGCACATAGGAACGTCTGCGATTATGGATTTGCTGCTCCGACTTCTCACATGTATTGAGCCACCTCAGCTCAGGCAAGATGTCCTAAat TGGTTGAATGAAGAGCGAATTATCCAGAGGCTTGTAGAAATTGTTCACCCTTCTCAGGATGAAGAT AGACATTCGAACGCGTCACAGTCCCTTTGTGAGATAATACGTCTGAGCAGAGACCAGATGTTACAAATTCAGAACAGTTCCGAACCAGACCCACTCCTTGCCACACTAGAGAA ACAAGAAATTATAGAGCAGCTATTATCAAACATATTTCTGAAAGAGAAGAATGAATCTGCCATTGTCAATGCAATCCAGATACTGCTTACTCTACTTGAAACCAGAAGGCCAGC GTTTGAAGGGCATATAGACCTCTGTCCTCCTGGTGTGAACAACTCTGCATTTTCAGTCAATAAAACTGTATTGGCAGCTATCCAAGAAAAACTGCAGTCCTTCCACCAACTCCTTCTCGACCCTCCGAAA ACAGATGTAATGAAGACGACGTGGGGAGAGCTGGACCCCCCTGTAGGAAATACTCGTTTAAATGTGATACGACTAATAGCGAGTCTACTTCAGACTAATACACACTGCATCAACCTGGAGCTTATTGAGCTAAACACTATAGGAGTTATTCTG gacaTGTTTTTCAAGTACACGTGGAATAACTTTCTTCACACTCAAGTAGAAATATGTATTGCATTAATTCTTACTAGTCCACTTGAAAACGCAGACAATGGCGCGATTAGTGAGCAGGACTCCAGTGGAGACCATATTCTGTTAAAACAT ATATTTTTGAAATGCCACTTAATTGAGCGAATACTTGAAGCCTGGACCATGAATGACAAAAgaca GGCTGAAGGAGGAAGACGGTACGGATATATGGGACATTTAACAAGAATAGCAAACTGCATTGTTCACAGCATTGAAAAGGGGCCAAACAGTACACAAGTGAATCGGCATATTAAAG AACTATCAGATGAAGTTCAGGAAAGATGGGAGACGTTCTGTGGAATTTCCTTAAGCGAGACAAACAAGAGGAACACTGTGGATCTA GTCACCACTCGGCATATCCACTCCTCCAGCGACGATGAAATCGAGTTTAAGGACCCTGGCTTCTCGCAAGACTCTTCGTTACAGCAG GCCTTTTCTGATTATCAGATGCAACAAATGACGTCCAATTTTATTGACCAGTTTGGCTTCAACGATGAGAAGTTTGCTGACCAAGATGACATTGGGAA CGTCTCGTTCGATCGTGTGTCCGACATCAACTTTACACTTAATGCAAATGAGAGC GCTAACATAGCTTTGTTTGAAGCATGCTGCAAGGAGCGAATACAGCAATTTGATGATGGTGGTTCTGATGAAGAAGACATCTGGGAAGAGAAAAACCTTGCATTCACACCAGAGACTAAAAGAAGATCAAG CTCAGGAAGCACAGATAGTGAAGAGAGCACAGATTCCGAAGAGGAGGACTCTGTTAAACAGGGATTGTTTGAATCGAGCACGGGCAACCAAGAAGACAAGATGGAAGTTGATGCTAATGAAA cGAGCAACTGGCCAGCAAGTTTTGATATCCCGATGGAAACAGCACACGTGGCTAACCTGGATTCTGTTGGATCCGACGTGTGGAGCACAGAGGAGCCATCGTCGGCCAAAGAAAGTGGCTGGGCTTCTTTTTCAGAATTTACTTCGTCTCTCAG TCCAAAGGATTCTGCAAGGAGCAACTCCCCAGTTGAAATGGAAACTAGCACAGAGCCCATGGATCCCCTGAGTGTAAATGCCTCGGCACAAACTGAAG GTACCGTTGCCATGGACGCCTGTTCTGATGGCGAAGAGGAAGTGGAAAATACTGATCAAATCACCGAAACGGTGATGAATGGCAGTATGAAGGAAACTCTCAGCCTTACTGTAGATGCTAAAACAGAGACTGCAGTGTTTAAAAG AGTGTTGAAATCCTATTG TGAGGAAGGGAAACTGTCTACCTCTCATGACTCTGCTTGTAAATATGTTGTGGTGGAGAACTTTGATGCAGCTATGGAAAATCCTCCCGTTTCACAGCAGAATAGTAGCAGCCAAGAACAGAG aacTCCAGAGCAAATTGTGTTAGATGCAGCTTCTGCAAATGCCCCTGTATGA
- the PPP6R3 gene encoding serine/threonine-protein phosphatase 6 regulatory subunit 3 isoform X3: protein MFAVHSSTKSIFSSAIHIGAVLYKINVTVCNSASYSKKTKKTSMFWKFDLHSSSHIDTLLERDDVTLKELMDEEDILQECKAQNRKLVEFLLKAECLEDLVTFITEEPPQDMDEKIRYKYPNLSCELLTSDVSQINDRLGEDESLLKRLYGFLLNESPLNPLLASFFSKVLSILISRKPEQIVEFLKKKDDFVNLIIKHIGTSAIMDLLLRLLTCIEPPQLRQDVLNWLNEERIIQRLVEIVHPSQDEDRHSNASQSLCEIIRLSRDQMLQIQNSSEPDPLLATLEKQEIIEQLLSNIFLKEKNESAIVNAIQILLTLLETRRPAFEGHIDLCPPGVNNSAFSVNKTVLAAIQEKLQSFHQLLLDPPKTDVMKTTWGELDPPVGNTRLNVIRLIASLLQTNTHCINLELIELNTIGVILDMFFKYTWNNFLHTQVEICIALILTSPLENADNGAISEQDSSGDHILLKHIFLKCHLIERILEAWTMNDKRQAEGGRRYGYMGHLTRIANCIVHSIEKGPNSTQVNRHIKELSDEVQERWETFCGISLSETNKRNTVDLVTTRHIHSSSDDEIEFKDPGFSQDSSLQQMQQMTSNFIDQFGFNDEKFADQDDIGNVSFDRVSDINFTLNANESANIALFEACCKERIQQFDDGGSDEEDIWEEKNLAFTPETKRRSSSGSTDSEESTDSEEEDSVKQGLFESSTGNQEDKMEVDANETSNWPASFDIPMETAHVANLDSVGSDVWSTEEPSSAKESGWASFSEFTSSLSPKDSARSNSPVEMETSTEPMDPLSVNASAQTEGTVAMDACSDGEEEVENTDQITETVMNGSMKETLSLTVDAKTETAVFKRVLKSYCEEGKLSTSHDSACKYVVVENFDAAMENPPVSQQNSSSQEQRTPEQIVLDAASANAPV from the exons ATGTTTGCAGTA catTCTAGCACGAAGTCTATATTCAGCTCAGCGATACATATTGGTGCAGTATTATACAAAATAAATGTAACCGTTTGTAATTCTGCCTCTTACAGTAAAAAGACAAAAAAG ACCAGCATGTTTTGGAAGTTCGACCTGCATTCTTCATCCCACATAGACACCCTGTTGGAGAGAGACGATGTGACCCTAAAGGAGCTGATGGATGAGGAGGATATATTGCAGGAGTGCAAGGCTCAGAATCGGAAGCTTGTGGAGTTTCTCTTGAAAGCAGAGTGCTTAGAAGACTTGGTAACCTTCATCACAGAAGAACCACCCCAAGATATGGATGAGAAAATTCGATACAA gTATCCCAATTTATCTTGTGAGCTGCTGACTTCTGATGTGTCTCAGATAAATGATAGACTAGGTGAAGATGAATCTTTACTTAAGAGACTGTATGGCTTCCTTTTAAATGAATCCCCCCTGAATCCCTTGCTTGCCAGCTTCTTCAGTAAAGTGCTAAGCATCCTAATCAGCCGGAAACCAGAACAG ATAGTGGAATTTTTAAAGAAGAAAGATGATTTTGTGAACCTGATCATAAAGCACATAGGAACGTCTGCGATTATGGATTTGCTGCTCCGACTTCTCACATGTATTGAGCCACCTCAGCTCAGGCAAGATGTCCTAAat TGGTTGAATGAAGAGCGAATTATCCAGAGGCTTGTAGAAATTGTTCACCCTTCTCAGGATGAAGAT AGACATTCGAACGCGTCACAGTCCCTTTGTGAGATAATACGTCTGAGCAGAGACCAGATGTTACAAATTCAGAACAGTTCCGAACCAGACCCACTCCTTGCCACACTAGAGAA ACAAGAAATTATAGAGCAGCTATTATCAAACATATTTCTGAAAGAGAAGAATGAATCTGCCATTGTCAATGCAATCCAGATACTGCTTACTCTACTTGAAACCAGAAGGCCAGC GTTTGAAGGGCATATAGACCTCTGTCCTCCTGGTGTGAACAACTCTGCATTTTCAGTCAATAAAACTGTATTGGCAGCTATCCAAGAAAAACTGCAGTCCTTCCACCAACTCCTTCTCGACCCTCCGAAA ACAGATGTAATGAAGACGACGTGGGGAGAGCTGGACCCCCCTGTAGGAAATACTCGTTTAAATGTGATACGACTAATAGCGAGTCTACTTCAGACTAATACACACTGCATCAACCTGGAGCTTATTGAGCTAAACACTATAGGAGTTATTCTG gacaTGTTTTTCAAGTACACGTGGAATAACTTTCTTCACACTCAAGTAGAAATATGTATTGCATTAATTCTTACTAGTCCACTTGAAAACGCAGACAATGGCGCGATTAGTGAGCAGGACTCCAGTGGAGACCATATTCTGTTAAAACAT ATATTTTTGAAATGCCACTTAATTGAGCGAATACTTGAAGCCTGGACCATGAATGACAAAAgaca GGCTGAAGGAGGAAGACGGTACGGATATATGGGACATTTAACAAGAATAGCAAACTGCATTGTTCACAGCATTGAAAAGGGGCCAAACAGTACACAAGTGAATCGGCATATTAAAG AACTATCAGATGAAGTTCAGGAAAGATGGGAGACGTTCTGTGGAATTTCCTTAAGCGAGACAAACAAGAGGAACACTGTGGATCTA GTCACCACTCGGCATATCCACTCCTCCAGCGACGATGAAATCGAGTTTAAGGACCCTGGCTTCTCGCAAGACTCTTCGTTACAGCAG ATGCAACAAATGACGTCCAATTTTATTGACCAGTTTGGCTTCAACGATGAGAAGTTTGCTGACCAAGATGACATTGGGAA CGTCTCGTTCGATCGTGTGTCCGACATCAACTTTACACTTAATGCAAATGAGAGC GCTAACATAGCTTTGTTTGAAGCATGCTGCAAGGAGCGAATACAGCAATTTGATGATGGTGGTTCTGATGAAGAAGACATCTGGGAAGAGAAAAACCTTGCATTCACACCAGAGACTAAAAGAAGATCAAG CTCAGGAAGCACAGATAGTGAAGAGAGCACAGATTCCGAAGAGGAGGACTCTGTTAAACAGGGATTGTTTGAATCGAGCACGGGCAACCAAGAAGACAAGATGGAAGTTGATGCTAATGAAA cGAGCAACTGGCCAGCAAGTTTTGATATCCCGATGGAAACAGCACACGTGGCTAACCTGGATTCTGTTGGATCCGACGTGTGGAGCACAGAGGAGCCATCGTCGGCCAAAGAAAGTGGCTGGGCTTCTTTTTCAGAATTTACTTCGTCTCTCAG TCCAAAGGATTCTGCAAGGAGCAACTCCCCAGTTGAAATGGAAACTAGCACAGAGCCCATGGATCCCCTGAGTGTAAATGCCTCGGCACAAACTGAAG GTACCGTTGCCATGGACGCCTGTTCTGATGGCGAAGAGGAAGTGGAAAATACTGATCAAATCACCGAAACGGTGATGAATGGCAGTATGAAGGAAACTCTCAGCCTTACTGTAGATGCTAAAACAGAGACTGCAGTGTTTAAAAG AGTGTTGAAATCCTATTG TGAGGAAGGGAAACTGTCTACCTCTCATGACTCTGCTTGTAAATATGTTGTGGTGGAGAACTTTGATGCAGCTATGGAAAATCCTCCCGTTTCACAGCAGAATAGTAGCAGCCAAGAACAGAG aacTCCAGAGCAAATTGTGTTAGATGCAGCTTCTGCAAATGCCCCTGTATGA
- the PPP6R3 gene encoding serine/threonine-protein phosphatase 6 regulatory subunit 3 isoform X1 has product MFAVHSSTKSIFSSAIHIGAVLYKINVTVCNSASYSKKTKKTSMFWKFDLHSSSHIDTLLERDDVTLKELMDEEDILQECKAQNRKLVEFLLKAECLEDLVTFITEEPPQDMDEKIRYKYPNLSCELLTSDVSQINDRLGEDESLLKRLYGFLLNESPLNPLLASFFSKVLSILISRKPEQIVEFLKKKDDFVNLIIKHIGTSAIMDLLLRLLTCIEPPQLRQDVLNWLNEERIIQRLVEIVHPSQDEDRHSNASQSLCEIIRLSRDQMLQIQNSSEPDPLLATLEKQEIIEQLLSNIFLKEKNESAIVNAIQILLTLLETRRPAFEGHIDLCPPGVNNSAFSVNKTVLAAIQEKLQSFHQLLLDPPKTDVMKTTWGELDPPVGNTRLNVIRLIASLLQTNTHCINLELIELNTIGVILDMFFKYTWNNFLHTQVEICIALILTSPLENADNGAISEQDSSGDHILLKHIFLKCHLIERILEAWTMNDKRQAEGGRRYGYMGHLTRIANCIVHSIEKGPNSTQVNRHIKELSDEVQERWETFCGISLSETNKRNTVDLVTTRHIHSSSDDEIEFKDPGFSQDSSLQQAFSDYQMQQMTSNFIDQFGFNDEKFADQDDIGNVSFDRVSDINFTLNANESANIALFEACCKERIQQFDDGGSDEEDIWEEKNLAFTPETKRRSSSGSTDSEESTDSEEEDSVKQGLFESSTGNQEDKMEVDANETSNWPASFDIPMETAHVANLDSVGSDVWSTEEPSSAKESGWASFSEFTSSLSPKDSARSNSPVEMETSTEPMDPLSVNASAQTEGTVAMDACSDGEEEVENTDQITETVMNGSMKETLSLTVDAKTETAVFKRVLKSYCEEGKLSTSHDSACKYVVVENFDAAMENPPVSQQNSSSQEQRTPEQIVLDAASANAPV; this is encoded by the exons ATGTTTGCAGTA catTCTAGCACGAAGTCTATATTCAGCTCAGCGATACATATTGGTGCAGTATTATACAAAATAAATGTAACCGTTTGTAATTCTGCCTCTTACAGTAAAAAGACAAAAAAG ACCAGCATGTTTTGGAAGTTCGACCTGCATTCTTCATCCCACATAGACACCCTGTTGGAGAGAGACGATGTGACCCTAAAGGAGCTGATGGATGAGGAGGATATATTGCAGGAGTGCAAGGCTCAGAATCGGAAGCTTGTGGAGTTTCTCTTGAAAGCAGAGTGCTTAGAAGACTTGGTAACCTTCATCACAGAAGAACCACCCCAAGATATGGATGAGAAAATTCGATACAA gTATCCCAATTTATCTTGTGAGCTGCTGACTTCTGATGTGTCTCAGATAAATGATAGACTAGGTGAAGATGAATCTTTACTTAAGAGACTGTATGGCTTCCTTTTAAATGAATCCCCCCTGAATCCCTTGCTTGCCAGCTTCTTCAGTAAAGTGCTAAGCATCCTAATCAGCCGGAAACCAGAACAG ATAGTGGAATTTTTAAAGAAGAAAGATGATTTTGTGAACCTGATCATAAAGCACATAGGAACGTCTGCGATTATGGATTTGCTGCTCCGACTTCTCACATGTATTGAGCCACCTCAGCTCAGGCAAGATGTCCTAAat TGGTTGAATGAAGAGCGAATTATCCAGAGGCTTGTAGAAATTGTTCACCCTTCTCAGGATGAAGAT AGACATTCGAACGCGTCACAGTCCCTTTGTGAGATAATACGTCTGAGCAGAGACCAGATGTTACAAATTCAGAACAGTTCCGAACCAGACCCACTCCTTGCCACACTAGAGAA ACAAGAAATTATAGAGCAGCTATTATCAAACATATTTCTGAAAGAGAAGAATGAATCTGCCATTGTCAATGCAATCCAGATACTGCTTACTCTACTTGAAACCAGAAGGCCAGC GTTTGAAGGGCATATAGACCTCTGTCCTCCTGGTGTGAACAACTCTGCATTTTCAGTCAATAAAACTGTATTGGCAGCTATCCAAGAAAAACTGCAGTCCTTCCACCAACTCCTTCTCGACCCTCCGAAA ACAGATGTAATGAAGACGACGTGGGGAGAGCTGGACCCCCCTGTAGGAAATACTCGTTTAAATGTGATACGACTAATAGCGAGTCTACTTCAGACTAATACACACTGCATCAACCTGGAGCTTATTGAGCTAAACACTATAGGAGTTATTCTG gacaTGTTTTTCAAGTACACGTGGAATAACTTTCTTCACACTCAAGTAGAAATATGTATTGCATTAATTCTTACTAGTCCACTTGAAAACGCAGACAATGGCGCGATTAGTGAGCAGGACTCCAGTGGAGACCATATTCTGTTAAAACAT ATATTTTTGAAATGCCACTTAATTGAGCGAATACTTGAAGCCTGGACCATGAATGACAAAAgaca GGCTGAAGGAGGAAGACGGTACGGATATATGGGACATTTAACAAGAATAGCAAACTGCATTGTTCACAGCATTGAAAAGGGGCCAAACAGTACACAAGTGAATCGGCATATTAAAG AACTATCAGATGAAGTTCAGGAAAGATGGGAGACGTTCTGTGGAATTTCCTTAAGCGAGACAAACAAGAGGAACACTGTGGATCTA GTCACCACTCGGCATATCCACTCCTCCAGCGACGATGAAATCGAGTTTAAGGACCCTGGCTTCTCGCAAGACTCTTCGTTACAGCAG GCCTTTTCTGATTATCAGATGCAACAAATGACGTCCAATTTTATTGACCAGTTTGGCTTCAACGATGAGAAGTTTGCTGACCAAGATGACATTGGGAA CGTCTCGTTCGATCGTGTGTCCGACATCAACTTTACACTTAATGCAAATGAGAGC GCTAACATAGCTTTGTTTGAAGCATGCTGCAAGGAGCGAATACAGCAATTTGATGATGGTGGTTCTGATGAAGAAGACATCTGGGAAGAGAAAAACCTTGCATTCACACCAGAGACTAAAAGAAGATCAAG CTCAGGAAGCACAGATAGTGAAGAGAGCACAGATTCCGAAGAGGAGGACTCTGTTAAACAGGGATTGTTTGAATCGAGCACGGGCAACCAAGAAGACAAGATGGAAGTTGATGCTAATGAAA cGAGCAACTGGCCAGCAAGTTTTGATATCCCGATGGAAACAGCACACGTGGCTAACCTGGATTCTGTTGGATCCGACGTGTGGAGCACAGAGGAGCCATCGTCGGCCAAAGAAAGTGGCTGGGCTTCTTTTTCAGAATTTACTTCGTCTCTCAG TCCAAAGGATTCTGCAAGGAGCAACTCCCCAGTTGAAATGGAAACTAGCACAGAGCCCATGGATCCCCTGAGTGTAAATGCCTCGGCACAAACTGAAG GTACCGTTGCCATGGACGCCTGTTCTGATGGCGAAGAGGAAGTGGAAAATACTGATCAAATCACCGAAACGGTGATGAATGGCAGTATGAAGGAAACTCTCAGCCTTACTGTAGATGCTAAAACAGAGACTGCAGTGTTTAAAAG AGTGTTGAAATCCTATTG TGAGGAAGGGAAACTGTCTACCTCTCATGACTCTGCTTGTAAATATGTTGTGGTGGAGAACTTTGATGCAGCTATGGAAAATCCTCCCGTTTCACAGCAGAATAGTAGCAGCCAAGAACAGAG aacTCCAGAGCAAATTGTGTTAGATGCAGCTTCTGCAAATGCCCCTGTATGA
- the PPP6R3 gene encoding serine/threonine-protein phosphatase 6 regulatory subunit 3 isoform X2, whose translation MFAVHSSTKSIFSSAIHIGAVLYKINVTVCNSASYSKKTKKTSMFWKFDLHSSSHIDTLLERDDVTLKELMDEEDILQECKAQNRKLVEFLLKAECLEDLVTFITEEPPQDMDEKIRYKYPNLSCELLTSDVSQINDRLGEDESLLKRLYGFLLNESPLNPLLASFFSKVLSILISRKPEQIVEFLKKKDDFVNLIIKHIGTSAIMDLLLRLLTCIEPPQLRQDVLNWLNEERIIQRLVEIVHPSQDEDRHSNASQSLCEIIRLSRDQMLQIQNSSEPDPLLATLEKQEIIEQLLSNIFLKEKNESAIVNAIQILLTLLETRRPAFEGHIDLCPPGVNNSAFSVNKTVLAAIQEKLQSFHQLLLDPPKTDVMKTTWGELDPPVGNTRLNVIRLIASLLQTNTHCINLELIELNTIGVILDMFFKYTWNNFLHTQVEICIALILTSPLENADNGAISEQDSSGDHILLKHIFLKCHLIERILEAWTMNDKRQAEGGRRYGYMGHLTRIANCIVHSIEKGPNSTQVNRHIKELSDEVQERWETFCGISLSETNKRNTVDLVTTRHIHSSSDDEIEFKDPGFSQDSSLQQAFSDYQMQQMTSNFIDQFGFNDEKFADQDDIGNVSFDRVSDINFTLNANESANIALFEACCKERIQQFDDGGSDEEDIWEEKNLAFTPETKRRSSSGSTDSEESTDSEEEDSVKQGLFESSTGNQEDKMEVDANETSNWPASFDIPMETAHVANLDSVGSDVWSTEEPSSAKESGWASFSEFTSSLSPKDSARSNSPVEMETSTEPMDPLSVNASAQTEGTVAMDACSDGEEEVENTDQITETVMNGSMKETLSLTVDAKTETAVFKSEEGKLSTSHDSACKYVVVENFDAAMENPPVSQQNSSSQEQRTPEQIVLDAASANAPV comes from the exons ATGTTTGCAGTA catTCTAGCACGAAGTCTATATTCAGCTCAGCGATACATATTGGTGCAGTATTATACAAAATAAATGTAACCGTTTGTAATTCTGCCTCTTACAGTAAAAAGACAAAAAAG ACCAGCATGTTTTGGAAGTTCGACCTGCATTCTTCATCCCACATAGACACCCTGTTGGAGAGAGACGATGTGACCCTAAAGGAGCTGATGGATGAGGAGGATATATTGCAGGAGTGCAAGGCTCAGAATCGGAAGCTTGTGGAGTTTCTCTTGAAAGCAGAGTGCTTAGAAGACTTGGTAACCTTCATCACAGAAGAACCACCCCAAGATATGGATGAGAAAATTCGATACAA gTATCCCAATTTATCTTGTGAGCTGCTGACTTCTGATGTGTCTCAGATAAATGATAGACTAGGTGAAGATGAATCTTTACTTAAGAGACTGTATGGCTTCCTTTTAAATGAATCCCCCCTGAATCCCTTGCTTGCCAGCTTCTTCAGTAAAGTGCTAAGCATCCTAATCAGCCGGAAACCAGAACAG ATAGTGGAATTTTTAAAGAAGAAAGATGATTTTGTGAACCTGATCATAAAGCACATAGGAACGTCTGCGATTATGGATTTGCTGCTCCGACTTCTCACATGTATTGAGCCACCTCAGCTCAGGCAAGATGTCCTAAat TGGTTGAATGAAGAGCGAATTATCCAGAGGCTTGTAGAAATTGTTCACCCTTCTCAGGATGAAGAT AGACATTCGAACGCGTCACAGTCCCTTTGTGAGATAATACGTCTGAGCAGAGACCAGATGTTACAAATTCAGAACAGTTCCGAACCAGACCCACTCCTTGCCACACTAGAGAA ACAAGAAATTATAGAGCAGCTATTATCAAACATATTTCTGAAAGAGAAGAATGAATCTGCCATTGTCAATGCAATCCAGATACTGCTTACTCTACTTGAAACCAGAAGGCCAGC GTTTGAAGGGCATATAGACCTCTGTCCTCCTGGTGTGAACAACTCTGCATTTTCAGTCAATAAAACTGTATTGGCAGCTATCCAAGAAAAACTGCAGTCCTTCCACCAACTCCTTCTCGACCCTCCGAAA ACAGATGTAATGAAGACGACGTGGGGAGAGCTGGACCCCCCTGTAGGAAATACTCGTTTAAATGTGATACGACTAATAGCGAGTCTACTTCAGACTAATACACACTGCATCAACCTGGAGCTTATTGAGCTAAACACTATAGGAGTTATTCTG gacaTGTTTTTCAAGTACACGTGGAATAACTTTCTTCACACTCAAGTAGAAATATGTATTGCATTAATTCTTACTAGTCCACTTGAAAACGCAGACAATGGCGCGATTAGTGAGCAGGACTCCAGTGGAGACCATATTCTGTTAAAACAT ATATTTTTGAAATGCCACTTAATTGAGCGAATACTTGAAGCCTGGACCATGAATGACAAAAgaca GGCTGAAGGAGGAAGACGGTACGGATATATGGGACATTTAACAAGAATAGCAAACTGCATTGTTCACAGCATTGAAAAGGGGCCAAACAGTACACAAGTGAATCGGCATATTAAAG AACTATCAGATGAAGTTCAGGAAAGATGGGAGACGTTCTGTGGAATTTCCTTAAGCGAGACAAACAAGAGGAACACTGTGGATCTA GTCACCACTCGGCATATCCACTCCTCCAGCGACGATGAAATCGAGTTTAAGGACCCTGGCTTCTCGCAAGACTCTTCGTTACAGCAG GCCTTTTCTGATTATCAGATGCAACAAATGACGTCCAATTTTATTGACCAGTTTGGCTTCAACGATGAGAAGTTTGCTGACCAAGATGACATTGGGAA CGTCTCGTTCGATCGTGTGTCCGACATCAACTTTACACTTAATGCAAATGAGAGC GCTAACATAGCTTTGTTTGAAGCATGCTGCAAGGAGCGAATACAGCAATTTGATGATGGTGGTTCTGATGAAGAAGACATCTGGGAAGAGAAAAACCTTGCATTCACACCAGAGACTAAAAGAAGATCAAG CTCAGGAAGCACAGATAGTGAAGAGAGCACAGATTCCGAAGAGGAGGACTCTGTTAAACAGGGATTGTTTGAATCGAGCACGGGCAACCAAGAAGACAAGATGGAAGTTGATGCTAATGAAA cGAGCAACTGGCCAGCAAGTTTTGATATCCCGATGGAAACAGCACACGTGGCTAACCTGGATTCTGTTGGATCCGACGTGTGGAGCACAGAGGAGCCATCGTCGGCCAAAGAAAGTGGCTGGGCTTCTTTTTCAGAATTTACTTCGTCTCTCAG TCCAAAGGATTCTGCAAGGAGCAACTCCCCAGTTGAAATGGAAACTAGCACAGAGCCCATGGATCCCCTGAGTGTAAATGCCTCGGCACAAACTGAAG GTACCGTTGCCATGGACGCCTGTTCTGATGGCGAAGAGGAAGTGGAAAATACTGATCAAATCACCGAAACGGTGATGAATGGCAGTATGAAGGAAACTCTCAGCCTTACTGTAGATGCTAAAACAGAGACTGCAGTGTTTAAAAG TGAGGAAGGGAAACTGTCTACCTCTCATGACTCTGCTTGTAAATATGTTGTGGTGGAGAACTTTGATGCAGCTATGGAAAATCCTCCCGTTTCACAGCAGAATAGTAGCAGCCAAGAACAGAG aacTCCAGAGCAAATTGTGTTAGATGCAGCTTCTGCAAATGCCCCTGTATGA